A single genomic interval of Lynx canadensis isolate LIC74 chromosome A2, mLynCan4.pri.v2, whole genome shotgun sequence harbors:
- the LOC115503102 gene encoding ATP synthase F(0) complex subunit C2, mitochondrial-like produces the protein MSACAKFVSAPSLVRSTCQLLSRSLSAVALKPPETLTDESLSSWAAPRPLTSLIPSRSFQTSVASRDIDTAAKFIGTRAATVGVAGSGAGIGTVSGSLITGYARKPSLKQQLFSSTILGFALPEATRLFCLMAAFCILIAM, from the coding sequence ATGTCCGCCTGTGCAAAGTTCGTCTCCGCCCCCTCCTTGGTCAGGAGCACCTGTCAGCTGTTGAGCCGATCACTGTCTGCAGTGGCATTAAAACCCCCAGAGACACTGACAGATGAGAGCCTCAGCAGCTGGGCAGCCCCACGTCCCCTGACCTCACTTATTCCTAGCCGCAGTTTCCAAACCAGTGTTGCTTCAAGGGACATTGACACAGCAGCCAAGTTCATTGGGACTAGGGCTGCCACAGTTGGGGTGGCTGGCTCTGGGGCTGGAATTGGGACTGTGTCTGGGAGCCTCATCACTGGTTATgccaggaagccctctctgaaGCAACAGCTCTTCTCCTCCACCATTCTGGGCTTTGCCCTCCCAGAAGCCACGAGGCTCTTCTGCCTGATGGCGGCCTTTTGTATCCTCATTGCCATGTGA